One window of the Candidatus Tanganyikabacteria bacterium genome contains the following:
- the cpaB gene encoding Flp pilus assembly protein CpaB: protein MMVPLSRLALAVVVGLSTSALFFAFAGRPQAGAGAAEAPSVPVLVLKEEVKAGRKVEPYQIGKAMRPVAHVPDGAVPDTGAAVGRVAKADLLPGDILVEGRLFPPGRTEDLPQVLPVPPGKRAVTVAVDEVVGVAGFVMPGTGVDVVGTMDLDGQAVTRVILQNILVLAIAQDAKRKDDPEAKVVSSATLAVTPQESQVLILAADRGKIRLAMRSPKETDSVQLAPVTPFNIVGRQAPRERAAQPRVVTRTVVVEKPSRKAPGPAATPFSIMVIRGTHTETVYREDR, encoded by the coding sequence ATGATGGTTCCCTTGTCGCGCCTCGCTCTCGCCGTCGTCGTCGGCTTGTCGACCTCGGCGCTGTTCTTCGCCTTCGCGGGCCGGCCGCAGGCGGGAGCAGGCGCGGCCGAGGCCCCCTCGGTCCCCGTCCTGGTCCTCAAGGAGGAAGTCAAGGCCGGCCGCAAGGTCGAACCGTACCAGATCGGCAAGGCGATGCGCCCCGTGGCGCACGTCCCGGACGGCGCGGTCCCCGACACCGGCGCGGCGGTGGGCCGCGTGGCCAAGGCCGATCTCCTGCCGGGCGACATCCTGGTAGAGGGCCGCCTCTTCCCGCCCGGCCGGACCGAAGACCTGCCCCAGGTCCTGCCGGTGCCCCCCGGGAAGCGGGCGGTGACCGTCGCCGTCGACGAGGTCGTGGGCGTGGCGGGCTTCGTCATGCCAGGGACCGGCGTCGACGTCGTCGGAACCATGGACCTGGATGGCCAGGCCGTGACACGGGTCATCCTGCAGAACATCCTGGTCCTCGCAATCGCCCAGGACGCCAAGCGCAAGGACGATCCCGAAGCGAAGGTCGTCTCCAGCGCCACGCTCGCCGTGACGCCCCAGGAATCCCAGGTGCTCATCCTCGCGGCGGATCGCGGCAAGATCCGCCTGGCCATGCGCAGCCCGAAGGAGACCGACTCCGTGCAACTGGCGCCGGTCACCCCGTTCAACATCGTGGGCCGCCAGGCGCCGCGGGAACGCGCCGCCCAGCCCCGGGTGGTCACGCGCACCGTGGTGGTCGAGAAACCCTCCCGGAAGGCGCCCGGACCGGCCGCCACGCCGTTTTCGATCATGGTCATCCGCGGCACGCACACCGAGACGGTGTATCGCGAAGATCGGTAG
- a CDS encoding pilus assembly protein, with translation MLRLSASAGPAAAAGRGRAIRKRGQAVVETALAIPVLMAMVWGIMGFGRLYTAQLAITNASREGARLGALGKPVLRIEDAVRQYLGGAAIAGDVRVAVQGVGGQAGDLVRVAVTAPVSNPVPVPGLPPSIPLSATTVMRIE, from the coding sequence ATGCTTCGCCTTAGCGCGAGCGCGGGTCCCGCGGCCGCCGCAGGGCGGGGTCGGGCGATCCGCAAACGGGGCCAGGCGGTCGTCGAGACCGCCCTGGCGATTCCGGTCCTGATGGCGATGGTCTGGGGCATCATGGGCTTCGGACGCCTGTACACGGCCCAGCTCGCCATCACCAACGCCAGCCGCGAAGGCGCGCGTCTGGGCGCCCTGGGGAAGCCGGTCCTGCGCATCGAGGATGCGGTCCGGCAGTACCTGGGCGGGGCCGCGATCGCCGGTGACGTCCGGGTGGCGGTGCAGGGCGTCGGCGGTCAGGCCGGCGACCTGGTGCGGGTCGCGGTGACCGCGCCCGTATCCAACCCCGTCCCCGTCCCTGGCCTTCCTCCCAGCATCCCCTTGTCGGCCACCACCGTGATGAGGATCGAATGA
- a CDS encoding Flp family type IVb pilin, giving the protein MTRLRNLMAEEEGQALTEYGLILGLIAVVCVGALALMGTNVNNMLKSIASTLGNTGSGGNASP; this is encoded by the coding sequence ATGACGCGTCTCCGGAATCTCATGGCGGAGGAAGAGGGACAGGCCTTGACCGAGTACGGCCTCATCCTGGGCCTCATCGCGGTCGTCTGCGTCGGCGCCCTGGCCTTGATGGGCACGAACGTGAACAACATGCTCAAGTCCATCGCCTCGACCCTCGGCAACACGGGTTCGGGCGGGAATGCTTCGCCTTAG
- a CDS encoding helix-turn-helix transcriptional regulator, with amino-acid sequence MRNGSGERCCASPLAGLLDARLFKALGDPSRLNLLASLADAAAAQTVSQLAGCCPLDMSVVSRHLATLRDAGIVSAARVGKEVRYSLDCRRVAGMLRAIADALDACCPSDAAMEGDRS; translated from the coding sequence ATGAGAAATGGTTCCGGGGAACGGTGCTGCGCGTCGCCGCTGGCCGGCCTGCTGGATGCCCGGTTGTTCAAGGCCCTCGGCGATCCGAGCCGTCTCAACCTCCTGGCGTCACTGGCCGACGCGGCCGCCGCGCAGACCGTTAGCCAGCTCGCGGGCTGCTGTCCGCTCGACATGTCGGTGGTTTCGCGCCACCTGGCCACCTTGCGCGACGCGGGCATCGTCAGCGCCGCGCGGGTGGGCAAGGAAGTGCGGTACTCGCTGGATTGCCGACGAGTGGCCGGCATGCTGCGGGCGATCGCGGATGCCCTCGACGCGTGCTGCCCTTCGGATGCCGCGATGGAAGGAGACAGGTCATGA
- the arsM gene encoding arsenite methyltransferase, whose product MSASPDTVRREVRDSYGKAIENSGSCCASSCCGGAATLPAGYTDEDRAVLADGVVSFGCGNPLAFSEVGEGETVVDLGSGAGFDLLLASQRVGPTGKVIGVDMTDEMIDRARANLDRAGAGNVEVRKGLIEDLPVEAGTVDWVVSNCVINLSPEKDRVFAEIARVLKPGGRMLVSDIVADDLPDFVRRIKGSVAGCIGGAVGEQEYLAGLRRAGLEAVEVRDRVVYDARTLVALGADQFPLLRALEALPAALRDPLMGFVDGLGAKVQSIRVFARKPG is encoded by the coding sequence ATGAGTGCCAGCCCGGATACGGTGCGCCGCGAGGTGCGGGACTCCTACGGCAAGGCCATCGAGAACAGCGGATCGTGCTGCGCGTCGTCGTGCTGCGGCGGCGCCGCCACGCTGCCGGCGGGTTACACGGACGAGGACCGGGCCGTCCTGGCCGATGGCGTGGTGTCCTTCGGCTGCGGCAATCCACTGGCTTTCAGCGAGGTCGGCGAGGGCGAGACGGTGGTCGATCTCGGGTCCGGCGCCGGTTTCGACCTGCTGCTCGCCTCGCAGCGGGTGGGCCCGACCGGCAAGGTGATAGGCGTGGACATGACCGACGAGATGATCGATCGGGCCCGCGCCAACCTCGATCGCGCCGGCGCCGGCAACGTCGAGGTGCGCAAGGGCCTCATCGAGGACCTGCCGGTCGAAGCCGGAACGGTGGACTGGGTCGTGTCCAACTGCGTGATCAACCTGTCGCCCGAAAAGGACAGGGTCTTCGCCGAGATCGCCCGCGTCCTCAAGCCCGGCGGGCGCATGCTCGTATCGGACATCGTCGCCGACGACCTGCCGGACTTCGTGCGCCGCATCAAGGGGTCGGTCGCCGGCTGCATCGGCGGCGCCGTCGGCGAGCAGGAGTACCTGGCGGGCTTGCGCCGGGCCGGCCTGGAGGCCGTCGAGGTGCGGGACCGGGTCGTCTACGACGCCCGCACCCTGGTGGCGCTCGGCGCCGACCAGTTCCCGCTCCTGCGGGCCCTGGAGGCGCTCCCGGCGGCGCTGCGCGATCCGCTGATGGGATTCGTGGATGGCCTGGGCGCGAAGGTCCAGAGCATCCGGGTCT